In Raphanus sativus cultivar WK10039 unplaced genomic scaffold, ASM80110v3 Scaffold2879, whole genome shotgun sequence, the following proteins share a genomic window:
- the LOC108807942 gene encoding F-box protein At3g28330-like produces VESPFVRDLFTSLNQNSYASSWSFMCRGCETETLAHFGSDNWCLTRSLGSYISSFLAEKFDNRQGRVVAYTDVGLILIYVVTNQSFYVANPVSRQCVEILPHIHAMERFWILGIVTRTENEVVLGYKVVLLNNFTSFLIYSSETGSWSLETVSFPFIFIAQEFNNPISLNGKLHWLAHNPEYKDFLVSFDFYANGDNKDSDRCRVTPFPDLDKTTKFKRACTTCQGFLMYINIVSIAKVDKLCVWRLEREGWQLVSEISTGFITPGFDYIPLGMNPFDDKLVYFWRGNMQGQDLLSINLHNGEFIVHEELERSSDGRVLSSVGGPREIEYIRESYYSSFVLPRWLHPFPN; encoded by the coding sequence GTTGAGTCTCCTTTTGTCCGCGATCTTTTTACATCTCTGAACCAAAACTCGTACGCTTCTTCATGGTCGTTCATGTGTAGAGGCTGCGAGACAGAAACCCTGGCTCACTTCGGATCCGACAACTGGTGTCTTACACGCTCTCTCGGTTCTTACATCTCGTCTTTTCTAGCCGAAAAGTTCGATAACCGACAAGGTAGAGTCGTGGCTTACACCGATGTTGGATTGATATTGATTTACGTAGTGACGAACCAATCTTTTTACGTAGCTAATCCTGTCTCAAGGCAGTGCGTAGAGATCCTTCCTCATATTCATGCAATGGAACGTTTTTGGATATTGGGGATTGTGACACGAACTGAGAACGAGGTCGTTTTGGGTTACAAAGTTGTTTTGTTAAACAACTTTACTAGTTTCTTGATATATTCATCTGAGACCGGTTCATGGAGTCTTGAAACCGTTAGTTTTCCTTTCATTTTCATCGCTCAGGAGTTTAACAATCCCATTAGCTTGAACGGAAAGCTTCACTGGCTCGCTCACAATCCGGAGTATAAAGATTTTCTTGTATCATTCGATTTCTACGCAAATGGTGACAACAAGGATTCTGATAGATGTCGCGTTACGCCTTTCCCTGACTTGGACAAAACTACGAAATTCAAAAGAGCTTGCACAACTTGTCAAGGGTTTCTCATGTACATTAACATAGTCTCTATAGCCAAAGTTGATAAGCTGTGTGTATGGAGGCTAGAGAGGGAAGGATGGCAACTAGTATCTGAAATATCTACTGGTTTTATAACGCCTGGTTTTGATTATATTCCGTTGGGGATGAACCCTTTTGATGATAAACTAGTGTACTTTTGGAGGGGAAACATGCAGGGCCAAGATTTGTTGTCTATTAACTTACACAATGGGGAGTTTATAGTCCACGAAGAGCTGGAACGTAGCAGCGACGGTCGCGTTCTGAGTTCCGTTGGTGGTCCGAGAGAGATAGAATACATAAGGGAATCATATTATTCCTCGTTCGTTCTCCCAAGGTGGCTGCATCCTTTCCCGAACTAG